From one Psilocybe cubensis strain MGC-MH-2018 chromosome 13, whole genome shotgun sequence genomic stretch:
- a CDS encoding Repressor ROX1 translates to MPAERRKKSTKQQETGIDQDATRLTTQQESRVELSHSPVSPVTEDSLSSPLSDSIAFKFEQDVSEPRRTFHGRKKPVDHIPRPPNAFILFRSMFIKSRHVSTGVETNHSTLSKIIGLTWQNLPEEERQKWHIKAKHAQDEHKRQFPQYSFKPVHTKAKNGERKKIREVGPKDQKRCQKIAELLVSGTKGEALEAAIHEFDKTHVPEIITRFDTPITANSFSPTSVSPAERQPSPAVSLKRKVTPNILDRTKSSPPRPSITIPSSPKEEPHEASPAIPFYENSLFTNPQPSFDYDTFTFSTSHSTPTIYHGEAYTQDVRPADPSFDSPVTQDPSMLFPPAEYRGGEEWTRQSSPLSNATGSMPSTPSHLSIPFPEPYSTFTPEAASDYASIHTPFPDYSNYSYAAMSEPVYEIKDSRTSSSGFHAFSSEAVQQAPTMLRDDVDFSTLMHSLTSYSL, encoded by the exons ATGCCGGCCGAAAGACGAAAGAAATCTACCAAACAGCAGGAGACTGGAATCG ACCaagacgcgacgcgtttgACAACACAGCAAGAGTCCAGAGTGGAGCTCTCACACTCGCCAGTATCGCCGGTAACAGAGGACTCCCTTTCATCGCCGCTCTCTGACTCGATTGCGTTTAAATTCGAGCAAGATGTTTCCGAGCCTCGACGAACCTTCCACGGCAGAAAGAAACCAGTTGATCACATTCCCCGTCCACCAAATGCCTTCATTCTCTTTCGCTCTATGTTCATCAAAAGCCGGCATGTCTCCACTGGAGTGGAAACGAACCACAGCACGCTCTCGAAGATCATCGGCCTGACCTGGCAAAACCTTCCGGAAGAGGAACGCCAGAAATGGCATATCAAAGCCAAGCATGCGCAGGACGAGCACAAACGTCAATTTCCTCAATACTCCTTCAAGCCTGTTCACACCAAGGCAAAGAACGGCGAACGCAAGAAAATTCGCGAAGTTGGCCCCAAGGACCAGAAACGCTGTCAGAAGATAGCAGAGCTATTGGTTAGCGGTACGAAGGGGGAAGCCCTTGAGGCAGCGATTCACGAGTTTGACAAGACCCATGTTCCTGAAATCATTACGCGTTTTGACACGCCCATTACTGCGAACAGCTTTTCGCCGACGTCTGTCTCTCCAGCGGAACGACAACCTAGCCCTGCCGTTTCGCTTAAAAGAAAAGTAACACCTAACATTCTCGATCGCACCAAGTCTTCTCCCCCTCGTCCAAGCATAACTATACCATCATCCCCCAAAGAGGAACCCCACGAGGCATCACCTGCCATACCATTCTACGAAAATTCACTCTTTACTAACCCCCAACCTTCGTTT GATTATGACACGTTCACTTTCTCTACTTCACACTCCACTCCGACTATTTACCATGGAGAGGCCTACACGCAGGACGTTAGGCCCGCTGACCCTTCGTTTGACTCACCCGTGACTCAAGACCCATCTATGTTATTCCCACCTGCCGAATACAGAGGCGGAGAAGAGTGGACACGGCAAAGCTCACCTCTTTCGAACGCGACTGGTAGCATGCCCTCGACTCCTTCTCATCTAAGCATTCCATTCCCAGAGCCGTATAGCACGTTTACTCCAGAGGCCGCTTCTGATTACGCTTCCATACACACCCCCTTCCCCGACTATTCGAACTACTCCTATGCGGCGATGTCAGAGCCGGTATATGAAATCAAAGACTCCCGAACTTCATCTTCTGGGTTCCACGCATTCTCATCAGAAGCAGTCCAGCAGGCGCCTACTATGCTTCGAGACGATGTGGACTTTTCCACGCTGATGCACTCGCTCACCTCGTATTCGCTTTAA